From Aerosakkonema funiforme FACHB-1375, the proteins below share one genomic window:
- a CDS encoding sensor histidine kinase produces the protein MDSDSEIFALKEQLQKTELAYHMAAEMSQFKAGFLARISHELRSPLNSLIGLHQIILSDLCEDEAEEREFVAQAHGSALKMVALLDEILNVARTEYGTNKLEIQPLQLAQVLAQVYDLTHLLAANRNIRLQVTPTDPEIYVLADPRWLRQVLLNLVDTPLKLMQEGSVAVSAHPDLASGYVRIVIEDERPASAWSDPIDLFESPAQTDKSTDKSDDENFTLSPGLSLLISQTLLDLMKGRLEVLAVPSPSEQSHLTRLQCSIPLVTPQTP, from the coding sequence ATGGACTCTGACTCGGAAATATTTGCTCTCAAAGAACAATTGCAGAAAACTGAGCTAGCCTACCATATGGCAGCGGAAATGAGCCAGTTTAAAGCTGGGTTTTTAGCTCGGATTTCTCACGAATTGCGATCGCCGCTCAACAGCCTGATCGGTCTGCATCAGATAATTTTGTCCGATTTGTGCGAAGATGAGGCGGAAGAGCGAGAATTTGTGGCGCAAGCCCACGGTTCTGCCCTGAAGATGGTAGCGCTTCTCGATGAAATTCTTAACGTTGCCAGAACAGAGTACGGCACAAATAAGCTGGAGATACAACCTTTGCAACTAGCTCAGGTTTTAGCGCAAGTTTATGATTTGACCCATCTCCTGGCGGCAAATCGCAATATTCGTCTTCAGGTAACACCTACTGACCCAGAAATTTACGTTTTGGCAGACCCTCGCTGGTTGCGCCAGGTGCTGCTCAATCTGGTAGACACGCCGCTGAAATTAATGCAGGAAGGCAGTGTGGCGGTTTCCGCTCATCCCGATTTGGCGTCCGGGTATGTTCGCATTGTGATTGAAGATGAGCGTCCGGCGAGTGCTTGGAGCGATCCGATCGACTTGTTCGAGTCTCCTGCCCAAACCGATAAGTCAACCGATAAGTCAGATGATGAAAATTTTACGCTCTCACCCGGACTTTCTTTACTGATTAGCCAAACTCTTTTGGATTTAATGAAGGGACGCTTGGAAGTTTTGGCAGTCCCCTCACCAAGCGAGCAGTCTCATCTGACTCGCTTGCAATGTTCTATCCCCTTGGTGACTCCCCAGACACCATAG
- the hemB gene encoding porphobilinogen synthase, translating into MFPINRPRRLRTSPQLRRMVRETTLTKSDLIYPLFAVPGQAIAKEVKSMPGVYQLSVDKIVEEAKEVYDLGIPAIILFGIPEDKDADATGAWHDCGIVQKAATAVKEAVPDLVVIADTCLCEYTSHGHCGYLQTGDLMGRVLNDPTLELLKKTAVSQAKAGADIIAPSGMMDGFVQAIRTGLDEAGYEDTPILSYAAKYASAYYGPFRDAAESTPQFGDRRTYQMDPGNSREALKEIALDIAEGADMLMVKPALAYMDIIWRVKEATNLPVAAYNVSGEYSMIKAAALNGWIDEERVVMETLTGFKRSGADLILTYHAKDAARWL; encoded by the coding sequence ATGTTCCCCATTAATCGCCCTCGCCGCCTTCGCACCTCTCCTCAGCTTCGTCGCATGGTGCGAGAAACTACACTTACCAAAAGTGATTTAATATACCCCCTATTTGCCGTACCCGGTCAAGCAATTGCCAAAGAAGTGAAATCCATGCCCGGAGTCTACCAACTTTCGGTAGACAAAATTGTCGAAGAAGCAAAAGAAGTCTACGACCTGGGAATCCCTGCCATCATACTATTTGGTATCCCTGAAGATAAGGATGCAGATGCGACCGGGGCTTGGCACGATTGCGGAATTGTACAGAAAGCAGCGACTGCTGTCAAAGAAGCCGTACCGGATTTGGTTGTTATAGCTGATACCTGTCTGTGCGAGTACACCAGCCACGGTCACTGCGGCTATCTGCAAACAGGTGACTTGATGGGCCGGGTATTGAATGACCCAACGCTGGAATTGCTCAAGAAAACAGCAGTTTCCCAAGCTAAAGCCGGTGCGGATATCATCGCGCCTTCCGGAATGATGGACGGTTTCGTGCAAGCAATTCGGACTGGCCTGGATGAAGCTGGGTATGAAGATACACCGATACTTTCCTACGCAGCTAAGTATGCTTCGGCTTACTACGGGCCATTCCGGGATGCCGCCGAGTCAACACCGCAGTTTGGCGATCGCAGAACCTACCAAATGGACCCAGGCAATTCTCGCGAAGCCCTCAAAGAAATCGCACTCGACATCGCCGAAGGAGCCGATATGCTCATGGTAAAACCTGCCCTTGCCTACATGGACATCATTTGGCGTGTCAAAGAAGCTACCAACTTGCCTGTAGCTGCATATAACGTATCTGGCGAGTACTCCATGATTAAGGCAGCTGCCCTCAACGGCTGGATCGACGAAGAACGGGTAGTTATGGAAACATTGACCGGCTTCAAGAGATCGGGTGCTGACTTGATTTTGACCTACCACGCCAAAGACGCCGCCCGTTGGTTGTAG
- a CDS encoding GNAT family N-acetyltransferase: MNSSEIRFCDLQSQVDLNQLQELFKLAAFWAQNRKIEDLAVAIANSDPVISVWDENRLIGFCRANSDCVYRATIWDVVVHPDYRGLGLGRKMIETLLNHPRIVRVERVYLMTTYQQGFYLRLGFQFPNPSTTMLLYNKHQATSSLATPAMVSGESPRG, from the coding sequence ATGAATTCTAGTGAGATTCGGTTCTGCGATTTGCAATCGCAGGTAGACCTCAACCAACTCCAGGAGTTGTTTAAATTAGCAGCTTTTTGGGCGCAAAACCGGAAAATAGAAGATTTAGCAGTTGCGATCGCCAACAGCGATCCCGTCATCAGCGTTTGGGATGAAAATCGCTTAATTGGGTTTTGCAGGGCTAATTCAGATTGCGTTTACCGAGCCACAATTTGGGATGTGGTAGTTCACCCAGACTACCGGGGTCTAGGTTTGGGACGTAAAATGATCGAAACCCTTCTCAATCACCCCCGGATTGTGCGGGTAGAACGGGTATATCTGATGACTACGTATCAACAAGGCTTTTACTTGCGGCTGGGCTTTCAGTTTCCCAACCCCAGTACCACAATGCTGCTATACAACAAACATCAAGCTACCAGTTCCCTTGCCACGCCAGCTATGGTGTCTGGGGAGTCACCAAGGGGATAG